In one Terriglobales bacterium genomic region, the following are encoded:
- a CDS encoding site-specific integrase, producing MLSPDEASRLIAEADQGYYRTFFLTAVLTGARVGELTALTWPDVDFDAATIAIRRSVSWAKDRTSEGTSKPRFYEPKTPSSRRLIPLTPELLSALKRWKLACPPSALGLVFPNAEGTPRHRSTIAQEGLRPALKRAKLRQVTIHSLRHTFASALIIDGQKVTR from the coding sequence GTGCTGTCACCCGACGAAGCATCACGTCTCATCGCAGAAGCGGACCAGGGTTACTATCGCACGTTTTTCCTGACTGCGGTCTTGACGGGCGCGCGCGTTGGTGAGCTGACCGCACTCACCTGGCCCGACGTTGACTTCGACGCCGCCACGATCGCGATCCGCCGAAGTGTATCATGGGCCAAGGACCGGACCTCGGAAGGAACCTCAAAGCCCAGGTTTTACGAACCGAAGACGCCAAGTTCACGCCGATTGATTCCCCTGACACCAGAGCTGCTGTCTGCACTGAAGCGATGGAAGCTCGCGTGTCCACCCAGTGCGCTGGGTCTGGTCTTTCCGAATGCCGAAGGTACACCTCGGCACCGCAGCACCATCGCGCAGGAGGGCTTGCGCCCCGCTCTGAAGCGAGCCAAGTTGCGGCAGGTCACAATTCACTCGCTCCGACACACTTTCGCGTCGGCTTTGATCATTGACGGACAGAAGGTCACTCG